A window from Chitinophaga filiformis encodes these proteins:
- a CDS encoding dienelactone hydrolase family protein: MKFNITTIIAPAVIALCMTACNNQPAASEHAADSTATQPTITEETVAIQADSVTMNSFVAFSDDTTAKKPIVLIVPEWWGLDDYIKGRARQLAELGYLAVGIDMYGGSKHADNPDQAKAYAMPFYTNPQLGFGRLQAALAKAKTYPQADTTRIAAIGYCFGGSMVLNGAKLGLPVNGVVSFHGGLQGVTPVKDLTKAQILVCHGGADPFVPAQDVATFRKQLDSLNIPYTFKEYAGATHAFTNPASTANGKKFNLPIAYNAAADTASWNDMRNFFGVIFK, translated from the coding sequence ATGAAATTTAACATTACAACAATTATCGCGCCTGCGGTTATAGCGCTCTGCATGACGGCGTGCAATAATCAACCAGCGGCTTCCGAACATGCTGCTGACAGCACGGCCACCCAGCCAACCATTACCGAAGAAACTGTTGCTATCCAGGCAGATAGTGTAACAATGAACAGTTTCGTTGCTTTCAGCGATGACACCACTGCAAAAAAGCCGATCGTCCTGATAGTTCCTGAATGGTGGGGATTGGACGACTATATAAAAGGCAGGGCCAGACAGCTTGCTGAACTGGGCTACCTCGCTGTTGGTATTGACATGTATGGCGGCAGCAAACATGCCGATAATCCTGACCAGGCAAAAGCATATGCTATGCCCTTCTATACCAATCCACAACTGGGTTTCGGAAGACTGCAGGCTGCATTGGCAAAAGCCAAAACTTATCCCCAGGCAGATACCACCCGCATTGCGGCGATCGGTTACTGCTTCGGTGGGTCCATGGTACTTAACGGTGCAAAACTGGGCCTCCCTGTGAATGGAGTGGTAAGTTTCCATGGTGGACTGCAGGGCGTTACTCCTGTAAAAGATCTGACGAAAGCACAGATCCTGGTATGTCATGGCGGTGCCGATCCGTTCGTACCGGCTCAGGACGTGGCTACCTTCAGAAAGCAACTGGACTCCCTGAATATTCCTTATACCTTCAAGGAATATGCCGGCGCCACTCATGCGTTCACCAACCCCGCGTCTACTGCAAACGGCAAAAAGTTCAACCTGCCGATTGCCTATAATGCCGCTGCTGATACAGCGTCATGGAACGATATGCGCAACTTCTTCGGCGTAATATTCAAATAA